In Myxococcus stipitatus, the following are encoded in one genomic region:
- a CDS encoding DUF7151 family protein, whose amino-acid sequence MKTSSNWARGVLSLLLLAGCDDIRLGDITPPHATLTRDAVEPPGGHCAHGGHVVFAGPDMDGDGYLSEGEVATARYVCDNAPPAVLLRTREEPVGARCLHGGRAVETGLDTNANGALDGAEVVATEYVCGTAVPGVLVRTAPVPKGAKCPHGGLVSQAGSDTNGDGLLADSEITREVTGCREPEPVVSRLAQLGSRPELCSLRQVYAMEAGVDLDLDGALDDDEVRAVSRVCNPMAALLRRHREEPPGIHCGAGGVAVVVGGDLNGDNELQDTEVLGTAYVCQPSATFDGDYELRDFSDAAALQAISRIRGDLIVSSPELRELILPGLESVEGSLILQDNAVLTKVAMPSLHFVRGDLTLADNPRLTNVTLGPTNSLGYPLWVGGSLRIESNDALTDLTGLNAAPRRSITLRNNNQLTAPGGFPFVESLQGDLVIDSNELLAELPLFPNLLAVDGTLNISGNPVLGTLTGVKTLQRVNGDFTLAHNPLLTGVPELAKLQSVGDRITVLENKTLRTFSLPALSRALTGIQVEENLQLEEVGPFGGTLTVGEFMVYENPELLRISGLGSPLNISGELSIVGSKKLGSLSAFSEVTSVRALTVEYCDALTSLEGMHHITAMQSLTVRKNPGLTALRLDALTNVSSDFRVMFNNALPACQVIAMAEAVHTGPLDQRYTRNNYEGAICEPPP is encoded by the coding sequence GTGAAAACCTCCTCGAACTGGGCAAGGGGCGTCCTGTCCCTCCTGTTGCTGGCGGGCTGCGACGACATCCGGCTGGGGGACATCACGCCCCCTCACGCGACACTCACCCGCGACGCCGTGGAGCCACCGGGTGGCCACTGCGCGCACGGCGGGCACGTGGTGTTCGCGGGCCCGGACATGGATGGCGACGGGTACCTCTCCGAAGGCGAGGTCGCCACGGCGCGGTACGTCTGCGACAACGCGCCCCCCGCCGTGCTGCTGCGCACGCGAGAGGAGCCCGTGGGCGCGCGATGCCTGCATGGTGGCCGCGCCGTGGAGACGGGCCTGGACACCAACGCGAATGGCGCGCTGGATGGCGCCGAGGTCGTCGCCACGGAGTACGTCTGCGGCACGGCCGTTCCGGGGGTCCTCGTCCGCACGGCGCCGGTCCCCAAGGGGGCGAAGTGTCCTCACGGAGGACTGGTCTCCCAGGCGGGAAGCGACACCAACGGGGACGGCCTCCTCGCGGACAGCGAAATCACGCGCGAGGTGACGGGCTGCCGCGAGCCCGAGCCCGTCGTGTCCCGGCTCGCACAGCTGGGTTCGCGCCCCGAGCTCTGCAGCCTCCGGCAAGTCTATGCCATGGAGGCTGGCGTGGACCTGGATCTGGACGGCGCGCTCGACGACGACGAGGTGCGCGCGGTGAGTCGCGTGTGCAACCCGATGGCGGCCCTGTTGCGGCGTCATCGCGAGGAGCCTCCGGGCATCCACTGCGGCGCGGGTGGCGTCGCGGTGGTGGTGGGTGGCGACCTGAATGGCGACAACGAATTGCAGGACACCGAGGTCCTCGGCACCGCCTACGTCTGCCAGCCCTCCGCCACCTTCGATGGGGATTACGAGCTGCGGGACTTCTCGGACGCGGCGGCCCTGCAGGCCATCTCCCGCATTCGGGGGGACCTCATCGTGTCCTCGCCCGAGCTGCGGGAGCTCATCCTCCCTGGGCTCGAGTCCGTGGAAGGTTCGCTGATACTTCAAGACAACGCCGTGCTGACGAAAGTGGCGATGCCTTCCCTGCACTTCGTCCGGGGGGACCTCACGCTCGCCGACAACCCTCGACTGACGAACGTGACGCTGGGCCCCACCAACTCACTTGGTTATCCGCTGTGGGTGGGTGGCAGCTTGCGCATCGAGAGCAACGACGCGCTCACGGACCTGACGGGACTCAACGCCGCGCCCCGGCGGAGCATCACGTTGAGGAACAACAACCAACTGACCGCGCCCGGCGGATTCCCCTTCGTGGAGAGCCTCCAGGGTGACCTGGTCATCGACTCCAACGAACTCCTGGCCGAGCTCCCGCTCTTCCCCAACCTCCTCGCCGTCGACGGCACGCTGAACATCAGCGGCAATCCCGTCCTGGGGACACTCACCGGAGTGAAGACACTCCAGCGCGTCAACGGAGACTTCACCCTCGCGCACAACCCCTTGCTGACGGGCGTCCCGGAGCTGGCGAAGCTCCAGTCCGTTGGCGACCGCATCACCGTCCTCGAGAACAAGACGCTGCGGACCTTCTCGCTCCCCGCGCTGTCCCGGGCCCTGACGGGAATCCAGGTCGAGGAGAACCTCCAACTGGAAGAGGTGGGCCCCTTCGGTGGCACGCTGACGGTCGGCGAGTTCATGGTCTACGAGAACCCGGAGCTGTTGCGCATCAGCGGCCTGGGCTCACCGCTGAACATCTCCGGGGAGCTGAGCATCGTCGGAAGCAAGAAGCTGGGGAGCCTGAGCGCCTTCTCGGAGGTGACGTCGGTGAGGGCACTGACCGTGGAGTACTGCGATGCGCTGACGAGCCTGGAGGGCATGCACCACATCACCGCGATGCAGTCGCTCACCGTGCGCAAGAACCCGGGGCTCACCGCGCTCCGGCTCGACGCTCTGACGAACGTGAGCAGCGACTTCAGGGTGATGTTCAACAATGCGCTTCCCGCCTGCCAGGTCATCGCCATGGCGGAGGCCGTCCACACCGGACCCTTGGACCAGCGCTACACCCGCAACAACTACGAAGGCGCCATCTGCGAGCCTCCCCCGTAG
- a CDS encoding helix-turn-helix domain-containing protein — protein MALKVRKNPATPPADIDRRQRGKGGVVTEECPLNRSMALLSGAWATHVIYFLSARSRRFGELRIDIPNVSARVLSQRLRELEARGVIARTLTPTAPLSAEYTLTDLGRELIPIVQAIADVGRKLATRPVASRRARGGVRAEAPLVG, from the coding sequence ATGGCGCTCAAGGTCAGGAAGAATCCAGCAACGCCTCCCGCCGACATCGACCGGCGGCAGCGCGGCAAGGGCGGGGTGGTGACGGAGGAGTGCCCGCTCAATCGCTCGATGGCGCTGCTCAGCGGAGCCTGGGCCACCCACGTCATCTACTTCCTGAGCGCACGCTCCCGGCGCTTCGGTGAGCTGCGCATCGACATCCCGAACGTCTCCGCGCGAGTGCTCAGCCAGCGTCTCCGCGAACTCGAGGCTCGGGGTGTCATCGCTCGAACCCTCACACCCACCGCGCCCCTCTCGGCCGAGTACACGCTCACCGACCTGGGACGCGAGTTGATTCCCATCGTCCAGGCCATCGCGGATGTCGGCCGCAAGCTCGCGACGCGACCGGTGGCGAGCCGACGAGCGCGCGGTGGCGTCCGCGCGGAGGCTCCCCTCGTGGGTTGA
- a CDS encoding sensor histidine kinase — MEPQAAPESRTQTPILPLERARGAVESARFLEELRTLSIFADVGPEEAEWVRGESALVELEPQEWLGREGEPSAFYLILEGSLRITKTVGGVETLISVFGAGDFFGEVPLLLGQCFLASSRAITHCRLLRLSNQAFWRMLAECPTAHREILKKMAERMKSLQSISLQQEKLASLGTLAAGLAHELNNPVSAVMRGVRALAERLRELPSLALSLDCRTLSEPQVRALETRASALEPMARSPLDRGDDEDALARWLDARGVEDAWVLAPELVESGLSLERLEHELEPLTGDVLKGTLRWVAATRGISVLLEEVGQAGGRIASLVNAARAYTYLDEAPLQRVDVHDGLESTLAVLAHRLRGIDVKREYDRRIPAITAYGTELNQVWTSLIENAADAIKENGGGTLWLRTHRDGDHVVVEVEDDGPGIPEEVLPRIFDPFFTTKGVGEGTGLGLSITHRVVTMLHRGEVSVTSRPGLTCFQVRLPFELDGAFIPEPARPRPTAARQHLEPDELRGA; from the coding sequence ATGGAGCCACAAGCCGCTCCTGAGTCGCGCACGCAGACGCCGATACTCCCGCTGGAGCGGGCGCGCGGCGCGGTGGAGTCCGCCCGCTTCCTGGAGGAGTTGCGAACCCTCTCCATCTTCGCCGACGTGGGGCCGGAGGAGGCGGAGTGGGTGCGAGGTGAGTCCGCGCTCGTCGAGCTTGAGCCCCAGGAGTGGCTGGGACGAGAGGGTGAGCCCTCCGCCTTCTACCTCATCCTGGAGGGCTCGCTGCGCATCACCAAGACGGTGGGGGGCGTGGAGACGCTCATCTCCGTCTTCGGGGCGGGTGACTTCTTCGGCGAGGTGCCGCTGTTGTTGGGCCAGTGCTTCCTCGCCAGCAGCCGCGCCATCACCCACTGCCGGCTGTTGCGCCTGTCGAACCAGGCCTTCTGGCGGATGCTCGCGGAGTGCCCCACGGCGCACCGGGAGATTCTCAAGAAGATGGCCGAGCGCATGAAGTCGCTCCAGTCCATCTCGCTTCAGCAGGAGAAGCTGGCGTCGCTCGGCACGTTGGCGGCGGGCCTGGCGCATGAGCTGAACAACCCCGTGTCGGCGGTCATGCGAGGCGTGCGCGCGCTGGCTGAACGGCTCCGCGAGCTCCCCTCGCTGGCCCTGTCCCTGGACTGCCGCACCTTGTCCGAGCCTCAGGTGCGCGCGTTGGAGACGAGGGCCTCCGCGCTGGAGCCCATGGCGCGCAGCCCGTTGGACAGGGGGGACGACGAGGACGCGCTGGCGCGCTGGTTGGATGCGCGGGGCGTGGAGGACGCGTGGGTGCTGGCGCCGGAGTTGGTGGAGTCGGGGCTGTCGCTCGAGCGGCTGGAGCATGAGCTGGAGCCGCTGACGGGCGACGTGCTGAAGGGCACGCTGCGCTGGGTGGCGGCCACGCGAGGAATCTCGGTGCTGTTGGAGGAGGTGGGGCAGGCGGGGGGACGCATCGCCTCGTTGGTGAACGCGGCCCGCGCGTACACGTACCTGGATGAAGCGCCGTTGCAGCGCGTGGACGTGCACGATGGATTGGAGAGCACGCTGGCCGTGCTGGCCCACCGGCTGCGAGGCATCGACGTGAAGCGCGAGTATGACCGGCGCATCCCCGCCATCACCGCGTACGGCACGGAGCTGAACCAGGTGTGGACCAGCCTCATCGAGAACGCGGCCGACGCCATCAAGGAGAACGGCGGCGGGACGCTGTGGTTGCGGACGCACCGCGATGGAGACCACGTGGTGGTGGAGGTCGAGGACGACGGGCCCGGCATTCCCGAGGAGGTGCTGCCGCGCATCTTCGACCCGTTCTTCACCACGAAGGGCGTGGGGGAGGGGACGGGGTTGGGGCTGAGCATCACCCACCGCGTGGTGACCATGCTGCATCGGGGCGAGGTGTCCGTCACGTCGCGGCCGGGGCTGACGTGCTTCCAGGTCCGCCTGCCCTTCGAGCTGGATGGGGCCTTCATCCCCGAGCCCGCGCGTCCACGTCCCACGGCGGCGCGCCAGCACCTGGAGCCCGACGAGCTGCGCGGCGCATGA
- a CDS encoding sigma-70 family RNA polymerase sigma factor has product MLPGNDRSVLEAFRRGDAPVLTQVYRAYSPEVLRYLARRFAVGTDGGGTRTVTLSALDLDAAHQETFVRAFRPNMRQAYDGVRPYLGFLLTVARSTAIDLMRASGRVSREAVSLDEAPELSQLPNEGRSPEEEALGSEVRTLVRRFLDAQPEEGRSLAQLRFVDGLSQEVAAERLQLTRGEVRVRERRLRAQFTEYLTSSGWLEPNAGPRLLELGVLLATLALCALGSIPS; this is encoded by the coding sequence GTGCTGCCTGGAAATGACCGCTCCGTTCTGGAGGCCTTCCGGCGTGGGGACGCACCTGTCCTCACCCAGGTCTATCGCGCCTATTCGCCGGAGGTGTTGCGCTACCTCGCCCGCCGCTTCGCGGTGGGCACCGACGGCGGAGGGACTCGCACGGTGACGCTGTCCGCGCTGGACCTGGACGCCGCCCATCAGGAGACCTTCGTGCGCGCGTTTCGTCCCAACATGAGGCAGGCCTACGACGGGGTGCGCCCGTACCTGGGCTTCCTCCTGACGGTGGCGCGCTCCACGGCCATCGACCTGATGCGCGCCTCCGGGCGGGTGTCGCGGGAGGCCGTGTCGCTGGACGAGGCGCCGGAGCTGAGCCAGCTGCCCAACGAGGGCCGCAGCCCCGAGGAAGAAGCCCTGGGCTCCGAGGTGCGCACGCTGGTCCGCCGCTTCCTGGACGCGCAGCCCGAGGAAGGCCGGTCGCTCGCGCAGCTGCGCTTCGTGGATGGCCTGTCGCAAGAGGTCGCCGCCGAGCGGCTCCAGCTCACCCGAGGCGAGGTCCGCGTGCGGGAGCGCCGCCTGCGCGCGCAGTTCACCGAGTACCTGACGTCCTCGGGCTGGCTGGAGCCGAACGCCGGGCCGCGTCTCCTGGAGCTGGGAGTCCTCCTGGCCACGCTGGCGTTGTGCGCCCTCGGGAGCATCCCGTCATGA
- a CDS encoding FAD-dependent oxidoreductase, which produces MAKPVILAVDDDTEVLRAVERDLRRQYGREYRVLSADRGDSALETVRKLRLRGDPVALFLVDQRMPGMSGVEFLEQAKVLYDEARRVLLTAYADTQAAIHAINEVRLDHYLLKPWEPPEERLYPVLTDLLDEWWAHHPPTFEGIRVLGNRWSPRSHTLRDFLGSNQVPYQWLDVEASDEGRLLLAQAGGAAVEKLPLVLFPDGTRLMGPSTLEVAERIGLKVRATKPFYDLVIIGGGPAGLAAAVYGASEGLSTVMVERSAPGGQAGTSSRIENYLGFPAGLSGSDLARRAVAQAARFGVEILTPQEVLGVRVEDPYRIVALADGTELSCHALLLAMGVQWKKLETPGIQSFTGAGVYYGSSRTEALSCKDEDVYIIGGANSAGQAALYFAQFARRVTLVVRGDSLERGMSHYLVEQVHSLPNVTVLLETEVTRVEGTAHLERITLATKGQPERAVPASTLFIMIGAVPRTEWLDGLVMRDSRGYILTGPDLMPGGERPKGWKPERAPFLLETSVPGIFAAGDVRHASIKRVASGVGEGSIAISFIHQYLSEV; this is translated from the coding sequence ATGGCCAAACCCGTCATCCTCGCGGTGGACGACGACACGGAAGTGCTGCGCGCGGTGGAGCGCGACTTGCGGCGCCAGTACGGCCGCGAGTACCGGGTGCTGAGCGCGGACCGGGGCGACTCCGCGCTGGAGACCGTGCGGAAGCTGCGCCTGCGCGGCGACCCGGTGGCGCTGTTCCTCGTGGACCAGCGGATGCCCGGCATGTCCGGCGTGGAGTTCCTGGAGCAGGCCAAGGTTCTCTACGACGAGGCCCGGCGCGTGCTGCTCACCGCGTACGCGGACACCCAGGCCGCCATCCACGCCATCAACGAAGTGCGGCTGGACCACTACCTGCTCAAGCCGTGGGAGCCTCCGGAGGAGCGCCTCTATCCGGTGCTGACGGACCTGCTCGATGAGTGGTGGGCCCATCACCCGCCCACCTTCGAGGGCATCCGCGTGCTGGGCAACCGGTGGTCTCCGCGCTCGCACACGCTGCGGGACTTCCTGGGCAGCAACCAGGTGCCCTATCAATGGCTCGACGTGGAGGCCAGCGACGAAGGGCGGTTGCTGCTTGCTCAAGCAGGTGGCGCGGCGGTGGAGAAGCTCCCGCTGGTGCTCTTCCCGGACGGCACCCGGTTGATGGGGCCTTCCACGCTGGAGGTGGCCGAGCGCATCGGCCTGAAGGTCCGCGCCACCAAACCCTTCTACGACCTGGTCATCATCGGCGGAGGTCCCGCGGGGCTGGCCGCCGCCGTGTACGGCGCATCCGAGGGACTGAGCACCGTCATGGTGGAGCGCAGCGCGCCAGGAGGACAGGCGGGCACCAGCTCTCGGATCGAGAACTACCTGGGCTTTCCCGCGGGTCTGAGCGGCTCCGACCTGGCGCGCAGGGCGGTGGCGCAGGCGGCGCGCTTCGGGGTGGAGATCCTCACGCCGCAGGAGGTGCTGGGCGTGCGCGTGGAGGACCCGTACCGCATCGTCGCGCTCGCGGATGGGACGGAGCTCAGCTGCCACGCGCTGCTGCTGGCCATGGGGGTGCAGTGGAAGAAGCTGGAGACCCCTGGCATCCAGTCCTTCACCGGCGCGGGCGTGTACTACGGCTCGTCGCGCACCGAGGCCCTGTCGTGCAAGGACGAGGACGTCTACATCATCGGCGGCGCCAACTCCGCGGGACAGGCCGCGCTCTACTTCGCGCAGTTCGCGCGGCGGGTGACGCTGGTGGTGAGAGGCGACTCGTTGGAGCGGGGCATGTCCCACTACCTGGTGGAGCAGGTGCACTCGCTCCCCAACGTCACCGTGCTGCTCGAGACGGAGGTGACGCGCGTGGAGGGCACGGCCCACCTGGAGCGCATCACGCTGGCCACGAAGGGACAGCCCGAGCGCGCCGTGCCGGCCAGCACGTTGTTCATCATGATTGGCGCGGTGCCGAGGACGGAGTGGCTGGACGGCCTGGTGATGCGGGACTCGCGTGGCTACATCCTCACCGGTCCGGACCTGATGCCCGGTGGCGAGCGGCCCAAGGGGTGGAAGCCGGAGCGCGCGCCGTTCCTGCTGGAGACCAGCGTGCCGGGCATCTTCGCCGCGGGCGACGTGCGCCACGCCTCCATCAAGCGCGTGGCGTCGGGCGTGGGCGAGGGCTCCATCGCCATCTCCTTCATCCACCAATACCTGAGCGAGGTGTGA
- a CDS encoding caspase family protein has product MNKLGVLLGVAALMAARDASADEVVRRALVIAHNGSDDPSLPALRFADDDGVLWAETLQRLGVETTLLVDPDEATRAEGRPVLTGARPPTPDEVKREVARLRAANLADDELGRETDVLVVYVGHGNTDDMGRAYFTLAGGRLDKAALYADVVDPLAADYVHVIVDACRASGVVGSRGGQMDAAVVAELRGMLAREQLATRPTVGAVFAESDDGETHEWSRLRAGVFSHVARSGLLGAADINGDGQVEYSELGAFVSASLRGVKGLPARLSVHAFAPTSAPRRPLVGPAPDGPSLMLSTQLALSRVSVEDTDGRRLADVRRAEDQYVMLRLPERDEYWVRTPTSEARIPRALLADGLPPLNPRELQERGPAEEALSRGLFAVPLDKDFYDQYVVAAGLVPVDFTHAFPPGAMGPPPLGLLSRKSPDALTWEVGLQGHQAPLRVGPFSAGPSLSLRWNMLDSFHYGVRGAYTLTPWASKGVRTYRATVQGLFGVRDVARTPLFIEAGLGWGALAVSSPGKYMGDLTVLTSHAAAGATARWFGVRWRLAATAAMDRVTLDGANRWDGMLGMELAATLGHSK; this is encoded by the coding sequence ATGAACAAGTTGGGAGTGCTCCTTGGGGTCGCCGCGCTCATGGCCGCGCGCGACGCCTCGGCGGATGAGGTGGTTCGCCGCGCGCTCGTGATTGCCCACAATGGCAGCGACGACCCATCCCTCCCCGCGCTGCGCTTCGCGGACGACGATGGTGTGCTGTGGGCCGAGACGCTCCAGCGGTTGGGCGTGGAGACCACGCTGCTGGTCGACCCGGACGAGGCCACGCGCGCGGAGGGCCGTCCGGTGCTCACGGGCGCCCGGCCCCCCACGCCGGACGAGGTGAAGCGCGAGGTGGCCCGGTTGCGCGCCGCGAACCTCGCCGATGACGAGCTGGGCCGCGAGACGGACGTGCTGGTGGTCTACGTGGGCCACGGCAACACGGATGACATGGGCCGCGCGTACTTCACGCTCGCGGGGGGACGGCTGGACAAGGCCGCCCTCTACGCCGACGTGGTGGACCCGCTCGCCGCCGACTACGTGCACGTCATCGTCGATGCGTGCCGCGCCTCGGGCGTCGTGGGAAGCCGCGGCGGACAGATGGACGCGGCGGTGGTGGCGGAGCTGCGCGGCATGCTCGCGCGTGAGCAGTTGGCCACGCGGCCCACGGTGGGCGCGGTCTTCGCGGAGAGCGACGACGGTGAGACCCACGAGTGGTCCCGCCTGCGCGCCGGTGTCTTCAGCCACGTGGCGCGCTCCGGACTCCTGGGCGCGGCGGACATCAACGGCGATGGGCAGGTGGAGTACAGCGAGCTGGGCGCGTTCGTCTCCGCGTCGCTGCGAGGCGTGAAGGGACTGCCCGCGCGGCTGAGCGTCCACGCGTTCGCCCCCACGAGCGCGCCTCGCCGTCCGTTGGTGGGGCCCGCGCCGGACGGGCCCAGCCTCATGCTGTCCACCCAGCTGGCCCTGTCGCGCGTCTCCGTGGAGGACACGGACGGACGGCGGCTCGCGGACGTGCGGCGCGCCGAGGACCAGTACGTGATGCTCCGCCTGCCCGAGCGCGACGAGTACTGGGTGCGCACCCCCACCAGCGAGGCGCGAATCCCCCGGGCCCTGCTGGCGGACGGCCTTCCCCCGCTCAATCCACGCGAGTTGCAGGAGCGCGGCCCCGCGGAGGAGGCCCTGAGCCGCGGCCTGTTCGCCGTGCCACTCGACAAGGATTTCTATGACCAGTACGTGGTCGCCGCGGGACTGGTCCCCGTGGACTTCACCCACGCCTTCCCGCCCGGGGCGATGGGGCCACCGCCCTTGGGGTTGCTCTCGCGGAAGAGCCCTGACGCCTTGACGTGGGAGGTGGGCCTGCAAGGGCATCAAGCGCCGCTGAGGGTGGGCCCCTTCTCCGCGGGGCCGAGCCTGTCCTTGCGCTGGAACATGCTGGACTCCTTCCACTACGGCGTGCGCGGCGCCTACACGCTGACGCCCTGGGCCTCCAAGGGCGTCCGCACCTACCGAGCCACGGTGCAGGGCCTGTTCGGCGTGAGGGACGTCGCGCGCACCCCGCTGTTCATCGAAGCGGGGCTTGGCTGGGGAGCCTTGGCCGTGTCGTCCCCCGGCAAGTACATGGGGGACCTGACGGTGCTGACGAGCCATGCGGCGGCGGGAGCGACGGCGCGGTGGTTCGGCGTGAGGTGGCGGCTGGCCGCCACGGCCGCGATGGACCGGGTCACCCTGGATGGCGCCAACCGGTGGGATGGAATGCTGGGGATGGAGTTGGCCGCGACGCTCGGACATTCCAAGTGA
- a CDS encoding NAD(P)H-binding protein, whose product MFVVIGATGNVGRELVQLLAEAGEEVVAVARNRGVPVSSSKVRQVQADMSAPESLAPHLRGATGVFLLVPGGGAGLDARALRMLFEAAGVKRLVVLSSMATGTRPSAPSHAPLRDIEAVFRDSSLRCTFLRPSGFASNALAWAGPVRTERALAAPFADVALPVVDPADIAAVAARVLTEEGHAGQVYELTGPVAISPRQQADVISEAVGAPLRFMEWSREEALAMMTRFMPEPVAEGTLDILGKPTDDERRVSPDVERVLGRPAKPFSAWVGRHVAAFR is encoded by the coding sequence ATGTTCGTGGTGATTGGCGCGACGGGAAACGTGGGACGTGAGCTGGTGCAGCTGTTGGCGGAGGCGGGAGAGGAAGTGGTCGCGGTGGCGCGCAATCGAGGCGTGCCGGTGTCCTCGTCGAAGGTCCGTCAGGTCCAGGCGGACATGTCGGCGCCCGAGAGCCTCGCGCCGCATCTTCGCGGCGCGACGGGTGTCTTCCTGCTCGTCCCCGGCGGAGGCGCGGGCCTGGACGCACGCGCCCTGCGGATGCTGTTCGAGGCAGCGGGGGTGAAGCGGTTGGTGGTGCTGTCGTCCATGGCCACCGGCACGCGGCCCTCGGCCCCCTCTCATGCGCCGCTTCGTGACATCGAGGCGGTCTTCCGCGACTCGTCACTGCGTTGCACGTTCTTGCGGCCCAGCGGCTTCGCGTCGAACGCGCTGGCCTGGGCGGGTCCGGTGCGCACCGAGCGCGCACTCGCGGCGCCCTTCGCCGACGTGGCGCTGCCCGTCGTGGACCCGGCGGACATCGCGGCCGTCGCGGCCCGCGTGCTCACGGAGGAGGGACACGCGGGCCAGGTGTATGAGCTCACCGGCCCCGTCGCCATCTCTCCGCGGCAACAAGCCGACGTCATCTCCGAGGCGGTGGGAGCACCGCTGCGCTTCATGGAGTGGAGCCGTGAGGAGGCGCTCGCCATGATGACGCGGTTCATGCCCGAGCCCGTCGCCGAGGGCACCCTCGACATCCTGGGCAAACCGACGGACGACGAGCGGCGCGTCAGCCCGGATGTGGAGCGCGTGTTGGGAAGGCCCGCCAAGCCGTTCTCCGCGTGGGTCGGCCGTCACGTCGCCGCGTTCCGTTGA
- a CDS encoding sensor histidine kinase: MSGDVKEPQERLRCLEGALLRQEKLAALGRHAAGLAHEMNNPASAGRRATEQLTQAMDAQEDLSVELDRWRLSQEQRQQLLRTCRQSQGRGATQDMDPLTRGDAEDALASWMDARGVVNAWDLAPTLLDAAIGQEKLEPLAQALPAESLPDAFAWLEALVRTRALLTEVRQSTTRLAELAGAVKSFTHAGKEHPEPVDIHEGLENTLLLLNYKLKHGVEVRREYDRSLPRIQALPGMLNHVWTNLIDNAIDAMGGKGHLAVRTARDGGSLLVEVVDDGPGVPPELLERIWEPFFTTKPMGHGTGLGLDIIRRIVVDRHHGDVRVESRPGHTSFQVRLPLGA; encoded by the coding sequence ATGTCCGGGGACGTGAAAGAGCCCCAGGAGCGGTTGCGATGCCTGGAGGGCGCGCTGCTGCGGCAGGAGAAGCTGGCGGCGCTGGGCCGCCACGCGGCGGGCCTGGCGCACGAGATGAACAACCCCGCCTCCGCGGGACGCCGCGCCACCGAGCAGCTCACCCAGGCCATGGACGCGCAGGAGGACCTGTCGGTGGAGCTGGACCGCTGGCGGCTGTCTCAAGAGCAACGGCAGCAGTTGCTGCGCACCTGCCGGCAGAGCCAGGGCCGAGGCGCCACCCAGGACATGGACCCGCTCACGCGAGGCGACGCGGAGGACGCGCTGGCCAGTTGGATGGATGCCCGGGGCGTGGTGAACGCGTGGGACCTGGCGCCCACGCTGCTGGACGCGGCCATCGGTCAGGAGAAGCTGGAGCCCCTGGCCCAGGCCCTCCCCGCCGAGTCCCTCCCGGACGCCTTCGCCTGGCTGGAGGCCCTGGTGCGCACGCGAGCGCTCCTCACCGAAGTCAGGCAGAGCACCACGCGGCTGGCGGAGCTGGCCGGCGCGGTGAAGTCCTTCACCCACGCGGGCAAGGAGCATCCGGAGCCCGTGGACATCCACGAGGGGCTGGAGAACACGCTGCTGCTCCTCAACTACAAGCTCAAGCACGGCGTCGAGGTGAGGCGTGAGTACGACCGGAGCCTTCCGCGCATCCAGGCCCTGCCCGGGATGCTCAACCACGTCTGGACGAACCTCATCGACAACGCCATCGACGCGATGGGCGGCAAGGGGCACCTCGCGGTGCGCACCGCGCGGGATGGCGGCTCGTTGCTCGTGGAGGTGGTGGACGACGGGCCGGGCGTTCCACCCGAGCTGCTCGAGCGCATCTGGGAGCCCTTCTTCACCACCAAGCCCATGGGCCACGGCACGGGCCTGGGCCTGGACATCATCCGCCGCATCGTCGTGGACCGTCACCACGGCGACGTGCGCGTGGAGTCACGCCCAGGCCACACGTCCTTCCAGGTGCGCCTGCCGCTGGGCGCATAG